A region from the Aphis gossypii isolate Hap1 chromosome 1, ASM2018417v2, whole genome shotgun sequence genome encodes:
- the LOC114131469 gene encoding beta-hexosaminidase subunit beta-like → MHYYSLFINVLIICSILLFPVSQSYNQNVGPLVKMTNGQVWPKPVFQHNFDEYLTVEPENFHFNVTGYSCDDLYDAFKRYNHMLFLKAKQTFKHDTHSSTNFTFGKLEVLNVQMTNPCENYPSLNMDEKYEIKINNSRGHLLASSIWGILRGLETFSQLVHLKTDGSTFVLQCTSIVDYPKFRHRGFLLDTSRHYLPVQTIIKTLDAMSYSKMNVFHWHMVDDNSFPFQSSVFPNLSERGAFGYSAIYTKNDIKHIIEQAKRRGIRVIPEIDTPGHTLSWGLGGIPGLLTPCSDPHPDRFGPIDPTVEENYNFIRALLSEISELFKDKYLHIGGDEVNTTCWTTNKKIQMFMLRNNMTDVIELEKFYFKNIFNITRNLKTVAIAWEEVFDENIPLDPNVVVQVWKGDLNSTVPKVMKRLHPVIFSSCWYLNYIKYGTDWPNFYKCDPTSVVGENRLFLGGEACVWGEFVDETNLLQVSWPRASAVAEVLWSNVLNETEAKHRLEEHVCRMKRRGIPAQPASGPNYCHY, encoded by the exons atgcattattatagtttatttataaatgtgttaattatttgttcaatTCTTCTATTTCCTGTGTCACAATCGTACAACCAAAATGTGGGACCACTTGTTAAAATGACCAATGGCCAAGTGTGGCCCAAACCGGTGTTTCAACACAACTTTGACGAATACTTAACAGTTGAACcagaaaattttcattttaac GTAACAGGTTATAGTTGTGACGACCTTTATGATGCATTTAAAAGGTATAATCATATGCTATTTTTAAAAGCTAAACAAACTTTTAAACACGATACACATTCATCTACAAACTTTACCTTTGGTAAGTTGGAAGTGCTGAATGTACAGATGACAAACCCTTGTGAAAATTATCCCTCTTTGAATATGGATGAAAAAT atgaaatcaaaataaataattctcgCGGACATTTATTGGCATCATCTATTTGGGGCATTCTCAGAGGTCTAGAAACTTTTTCTCAGTTGGTTCATTTGAAAACGGATGGTTCGACG TTTGTATTACAATGCACGTCAATAGTGGACTATCCGAAATTCAGACATCGtggatttttattagatacgtCTCGTCATTATTTACCCgtccaaacaataataaaaacattagacGCTATGTCGTATTCAAAAATGAACGTATTTCACTGGCATATGGTTGATGACAATAGTTTCCCGTTTCAGAGCAGCGTTTTTCCAAATCTTAG cgAAAGAGGAGCTTTTGGATATTCGGCcatttatacgaaaaatgacattaaacatataatagaaCAAGCAAAACGTCGAGGTATTCGAGTTATTCCAGAAATCGATACTCCGG gACATACGTTATCTTGGGGTCTCGGTGGTATTCCAGGACTATTAACTCCATGTTCGGATCCTCATCCAGATCGTTTTGGACCTATCGATCCGACGGTTGAAGAAAACTACAATTTCATCAGGGCACTATTGTCTGAAATCAGTGAATTATTCAAAGACAAGTATTTACACATAGGTGGTGATGAAGTAAATACAACGtgttg GACTACAAACAAAAAGATACAAATGTTCATGCTTCGCAATAATATGACCGACGTTATCGAATTAGAAAAATTCTACTTCAAAAACATATTCAATATAAcacgaaatttaaaaaccgTGGCCATCGCGTGGGAAGAagtttttgatgaaaatattccTCTTGATCCCAACGTCGTGGTACAAGTGTGGAAGGGCGATTTAAATTCGACCGTGCCGAAG GTAATGAAACGTTTACATCCAGTGATATTTTCCAGCTGTTGGTACTTGAACTACATTAAATATGGAACGGACTGGCCGAATTTCTACAAGTGCGACCCGACCAGCGTGGTTGGCGAGAATCGTTTGTTTTTGGGAGGCGAAGCTTGTGTGTGGGGCGAATTCGTTGACGAAACGAATTTATTGCAAGTTTCGTGGCCTAGAGCCAGCGCTGTAGCCGAAGTGCTCTGGTCAAACGTGCTTAATGAAACTGAAGCCAAGCACAGACTTGAGGAACACGTTTGCAGGATGAAGCGGAGAGGGATACCCGCTCAGCCAGCCAGCGGACCCAACTATTGCCATTATTAA
- the LOC114131468 gene encoding NADH dehydrogenase [ubiquinone] 1 alpha subcomplex subunit 8, translated as MVVTKDTELPTFEELTVEEVPISTPGLRAAAHHFGKYCLDVNDEFMMCKQETKDPRKCINEGKAVTSCALEFFRKLKGNCFDEFQIYSNCIDKSSNRMDFEPCRKTQAVYDKCVFEKMGIERPEHGFFCKARVYTGNRPKPPVEEPQVFNDLPIGLKDFKEEERPPAKYGQRNWFIK; from the exons ATGGTTGTAACAAAGGACACCGAGTTGCCGACGTTCGAAGAACTGACGGTGGAGGAAGTACCCATCAGCACACCAGGTCTCCGTGCCGCTGCTCAtcattttg gaAAATATTGTCTGGATGTAAATGATGAATTTATGATGTGCAAGCAAGAAACTAAGGATCCACGTAAATGCATAAATGAGGGCAAGGCGGTCACTAGCTGTGCACTTGAATTCTTTAGGAAACTGAAAGGCAATTGTTTTgatgaatttcaaatttatagcaACTGCATCGACAAATCTAGTAATCGCATGGATTTTGAACCTTGTCGTAAGACACAAGCGGTGTATGACAAGTgtgtgtttgaaaaaatggGTATAGAGCGACCCGAGCATGGCTTTTTTTGTAAAGCTCGTGTGTACACTGGAAATCGTCCTAAACCTCCAGTTGAGGAACCACAAGTGTTTAATGATTTGCCTATTGGACTCAAAGACTTTAAAGAAGAAGAACGACCACCCGCAAAATATGGACAACGTAATTGGTTTATCAAGTAA
- the LOC114131465 gene encoding angiogenic factor with G patch and FHA domains 1: MEDVEVPFKDILEHEYPEVYEYLKNAVRMLERQQKLLSKLKNIKNNSSTDFKKSNIKTEGFDPNSEIVKNLKKDKLVVKNQSDKHADDVVDNIEKLENDKKSENGEVDNLGTEECETKEEGECSEDEEKSKDLKQVNQYSLGKSRFILEETTGMYYDQVTGYYYNLDNGLFYDGNQGCYYYFDVIAQKYRLHSQIHSDTVQLPSNVPNVEKQKHNQDIPGSISEVSDSENSDDSANLIIKEDTEEDTEANEKEIKNTIIKTIEKRPNECQEVKEELNVENKAIKDEKEEVKPEDCPCPPSTCEILDKRYLNLLQYTKLLPAPKNIVHKLTPDGSKAKQYAQIRNWYTVKHQLTAMESEIIQYDNLVWDRIEQYLCQNKRDDKNSNWKSYKEVKAHLSDTQTKLIKSKVVGWPPCIRIIITESKACNSLVGKLFLITCPGGTIGRSTNRDVVIPDDNVSKLHSEISFIGNVNKVGRGHYIVKDKGSTNGTFLDGKKLPKHKSSSEPRHLVHGSELTVGDTKLLCHIHDGMETCNLCEPGIQAPPPEESVKNVVPQKRKFDDELKSLKEKYGLLGCEPPDAVLPKGYKDRADKRRKTVGSQNANEKTEVACVTQPIPTKNKGFKLLENMGWTPGKSLGSSNSGIKEPISMDVRDEKMGLGFSTNFSQPEQPKTNILIKQSKIRFNFGNKTNMPIKTNRIHFTEDETSEEEK; encoded by the exons ATGGAAGATGTAGAAGTCCCTTTTAAGGATATTCTTGAACATGAATATCCAGAAGTGTATGAGTATTTAAAGAATGCCGTGCGAATGCTAGAACGGCAACAAAAGTTGCTATCCAagttaaagaatataaaaaacaatagttcGACCGATTTCAAG aaatCGAATATTAAAACTGAAGGCTTTGACCCAAACTCtgaaatagttaaaaacttaaaaaaagataaactaGTAGTTAAAAATCAATCAGATAAACATGCTGATGATGTAGTTgataat attgaaAAGTtggaaaatgataaaaaatctgaaaatggAGAAGTTGATAATCTAGGAACAGAAGAATGTGAAACTAAAGAAGAAGGAGAATGTAGTGAAGATGAAGAAAAATCTAAAGATTTAAAACAAGTCAATCAGTATAGTTTGGGGAAAAGCCGTTTTATATTAGAAGAAACAACTGGAATGTATTATGATCAAGTGACtggctattattataattta gataATGGATTATTTTATGATGGAAATCAaggatgttattattactttgatGTAATTGCACAAAAATATAGACTACATTCCCAAATTCACTCAGATACAGTTCAATTACCTTCTAATGTGCCTAATGTAgagaaacaaaaacataatcaaGACATACCTGGAAGTATTAGTGAGGTCAGTGATTCAGAAAATTCCGATGATAGtgctaatttaattattaaagaagaCACAGAAGAAGATACTGAAGCAAATgagaaagaaattaaaaataccattataaaaactattgaaaaaagACCTAATGAATGTCAAGAAGTAAAAGAAGaattaaatgttgaaaacAAAGCAATTAAAGATGAAAAGGAAGAAGTTAAGCCTGAAGATTGTCCTTGTCCACCTTCTACTTgtgaa attttagacaagcgttatttgaatttattgcaATATACAAAGCTATTGCCAGCACCTAAGAATATAGTTCACAAATTAACACCTGATGGG AGTAAAGCAAAACAATATGCACAAATAAGAAATTGGTACACAGTCAAGCATCAACTAACTGCAATGGAATcagaaattattcaatatgatAATCTAGTTTGGGATCGAATTGAACAATACTTATGTCAAAATAAGAGAgatgataaaaattcaaattggaAATCATACAAAGAAGTTAAAGCACACCTTTCTGATACACAaactaaattgattaaatcaa AGGTTGTTGGATGGCCTCcatgtatacgtattataataactgaatCCAAAGCATGTAATTCATTGGTTGGTaagctatttttaattacatgtcCTGGTGGAACAATAGGACGTTCGACAAACAGAGATGTAGTAATACCTGATGATAATGTTAGCAAg ttaCATTctgaaatatcatttattggtAATGTAAACAAAGTTGGTAGAGgtcattatattgttaaagacAAAGGTAGTACAAATGGCACATTTTTGGATGGTAAAAAACTTCCAAAGCACAAGTCTTCAAGTGAACCTCGTCATTTAGTACATGGTAGTGAACTTACTGTAGGTGacacaaaattattgtgtCATATTCATGATGGCATGGAAACGTGTAATTTGTGTGAACCTGGTATACAAGCTCCTCCGCCAGAAGaaa gtgttaaaaatgttgtacctCAAAAACGTAAATTTGATGatgaattaaaaagtttaaaagaaaaatatggaTTGCTTGGCTGTGAACCACCAGATGCTGTATTGCCAAAAGGATATAAAGATAGAGCTGATAAAAGGAGAAAAACTGTTGGATCTCAAAATGCAAATGAGAAAACTGAAGTTGCATGTGTAACACA gccGATTCCTACAAAGAACAaaggtttcaaattattagaaaatatgggTTGGACACCTGGAAAGTCTTTGGGATCTAGTAATTCTGGAATAAAAGAAcct atttcaatGGATGTCAGAGATGAAAAGATGGGACTTGGGTTTTCAACGAATTTTAGTCAACCTGAACAACCcaagacaaatattttaatcaaacaatcaaaaatacgttttaattttggtaataaaactaatatgcCAATAAAAACGAatcgtatacattttactgAAG ATGAAACAtcagaagaagaaaaataa
- the LOC114131466 gene encoding putative GPI-anchor transamidase — protein sequence MKSYFLLSFLTCANFLNIHVCLANHSNNWAVLVDTSRFWFNYRHVANVLSIYRSVKRLGIPDSQIILMVADDMACNPRNPSPATVFNNADQQLNVYGDDVEVDFRGYEVTVENFVRLLTGRLPPDTPRSKQLLTDEGSNILIYLTGHGGDGFLKFQDSEEVTSQELADALEQMWQKRRYHEIFFMIDTCQASSMYEKFYSPNILAMASSLVGEDSLSHHVDPAIGVYIIDRYTFYALKFLENVKLKSRISMKSFLGVCPKQDCISTVGVRIDLFHRDLAKVPITDFFGSVRPVELTFDFLDISNTPL from the exons atgaaatcatattttttattatcgttcCTCACCTGTGCGAATTTCTTGAACATACATGTGTGTCTG gcaAATCATTCGAATAATTGGGCAGTTCTTGTCGATACATCTAGGTTTTGGTTCAATTATAGACATGTAGCAAATGTTCTGTCCATTTACAGAAGTGTCAAACGTCTTGGTATACCAGATAG tcagataatattaatggttGCTGATGATATGGCATGTAACCCTCGTAATCCCAGTCCTGCGACTGTTTTCAATAATGCTGATCAACAGCTCAACGTCTATGGGGATGATGTTGAAGTGGATTTTAGAGGTTACGAA GTAACAGTAGAAAACTTTGTACGTTTATTGACAGGTCGGTTACCTCCTGATACGCCTCGTTCAAAACAGTTGCTTACTGATGAAGGTAGTAACATCTTGATATACCTTACTGGCCATGGTGGTGATGGATTTCTTAAGTTTCAAGATTCTGAAGAAGTTACCAGCCAAGAGTTAGCTGATGCTCTTGAACAGATGTGGCAGAAAAgaag ataccatgaaatattttttatgattgataCTTGTCAAGCTTCATCGATGTATGAAAAGTTTTATTCGCCAAATATTCTTGCAATGGCTAGTAGTTTAGTTGGTGAAGATTCCCTTTCG catcACGTAGATCCAGCAATTGgagtgtatattattgatcgttatacattttatgcatTGAAATTTTTAGAGAATGTTAAACTGAAGAGTCGTATTAGCATGAAGAGtttt TTGGGTGTTTGTCCTAAACAAGATTGTATTTCGACTGTTGGAGTACGAATTGACTTATTTCACAGAGACCTAGCCAAAGTTCCAATTACAGACTTTTTTGGATCTGTCAGACCAGTGGAATTAACATTTGACtttttagatatttcaaatacacCATTATAG